A region from the Bactrocera dorsalis isolate Fly_Bdor chromosome 1, ASM2337382v1, whole genome shotgun sequence genome encodes:
- the LOC105225689 gene encoding protein rolling stone, translating to MSRLHVIVHPVKKELRRDKCGFDHTPADDFVKSQWQNCTKSVVYLIYRWLIALFFTAVVIDSMLEKEEGSSTNFWLYFIYLTNWGVMLCMLTNLLGAILVTTWHFHPEYADNLLNMESLTSPFVIYWGMHIISLVLSIVITVIYWSVLYDAAESSLNATNVLTHACNSIFMFIDLLIVAHPLRLLHMFLPALFGIIFAIFSVIYQTCGGKNRRGKPYIYHVIDWREPLNATLVVLGVLLLTCCIYLILFTIYKLRTLLYRRINNASYYFPTTTPHTGGAEKSANGTLPKTVKGTGIQHSPSGISMVFGNFNTPTGYHNEAFTSSTEKLERY from the exons ATGAGTCGCCTACATGTAATTGTTCATCCTGTGAAAAAGGAATTACGTCGGGATAAATGCGGTTTCGATCACACACCAGCAGATGACTTCGTTAAATCACAA TGGCAGAATTGCACCAAAAGCGTTGTGTATTTAATTTATCGTTGGCTTATTGCGTTGTTCTTCACCGCCGTCGTCATAGATTCGATGCTCGAAAAGGAGGAGGGTTCATCGACTAACTTTTGGCTGTATTTTATTTACCTGACCAATTGGGGTGTAATGCTTTGTATGCTTACGAATCTATTGGGCGCCATTTTGGTCACCACATGGCATTTTCATCCAGAGTATGCGG ATAACCTGTTAAATATGGAGTCGCTAACTAGTCCATTCGTCATCTACTGGGGCATGCATATTATATCTTTAGTCCTTTCAATAGTGATAACCGTCATCTATTGGAGTGTACTCTATGATg CTGCTGAGAGCTCATTAAACGCCACGAACGTGCTGACACATGCCTGCAATTCGATTTTTATGTTCATCGATTTGCTGATTGTGGCGCACCCGTTGCGGCTACTGCACATGTTTCTACCAGCGTTATTTGGTATCATATTTGCAATATTCTCCGTCATATATCAGACATGTGGCGGCAAGAACAG AAGGGGCAAACCGTACATTTATCACGTGATTGATTGGCGTGAACCGTTAAATGCCACGCTTGTGGTTCTTGGCGTGCTTCTGCTTACCTGCTGCATCTACTTGATACTCTTCACCATCTACAAGCTGCGCACGCTGCTCTACAGACGCATAAATAATGCCTCATACTACTTTCCAACAACAACGCCGCACACTGGCGGTGCCGAGAAGTCCGCAAATGGCACTTTGCCGAAAACAGTTAAAGGCACGGGCATCCAGCATTCGCCTTCCGGTATTTCCATGGTGTTCGGTAACTTCAACACGCCCACTGGCTATCATAACGAAGCGTTCACGAGTAGCACCGAGAAGTTGGAGCGGTATTAA